From Chrysemys picta bellii isolate R12L10 chromosome 1, ASM1138683v2, whole genome shotgun sequence:
GCAGTTCAGTACTGAGAAATTAGTAGGCATGTTGACATAGACATTattcatggtcccttctggcaaaCAGCAGTTGGTCTGTGACCTAGTAGGGGGGGCTCTGGCACCTGAATTGGCACTGGAACTGGAGCTGGCAGCAGTACTTGATTGACGAGAAGAGGAACCACGGGAGGTACTGGCACTTGGAATCATGGGAATAGTCTCCATCAGCCGATTACCTCCAGGTGCTCGGCTCTGCTGTGGCTCTTGCTTGGGTCGCAGGCATCTGCAGCAACAAGCTGCTACTAGAGACCCCAAGATGATAAAGGCAACAAAAACAGATCCAACTATAAGGAATGGCACATAAATGGGCACTACAAAGAGAAACAAAACCACTGTTATTAGGAGTTGCTACGAAGGCCAAACCTAAAAAACAAAGTTATACAAAGAGAACAAGAAAAATGCTTATTTCTTTCAGTCACTCAGCATTAATATACTCAAGTCCTCCAGGGAGAAATGATTCTGGAAACTAAACATTCCACTTGctacttttaataaaaggactAAAGAAAATATAGATGCTGCAAAAACTaatggttgggattttcaaagtgcttAAATTGGAGCTCTGCCCACAGAGAAAGGATGGCCCAGCGGTTAGGGTGGTAGGCCGGGACTTCCAAGACCTGGTTTAAGTCCTTGTTCTACCACTGCCTCCTTGTGCGATCTTTGGAAATTAACTAGGAAATTCATCAGTCTCTCTGTGTCCCACTTAGCTACTACTCTTCCTCACAGGTTGTCTTAAAGACTATGAGATGCTCAAAATGCTACAAAAAGGGGGACCACATCTCTTACAGCCAACATGGCTGGGACTCATCCTTTTCATTTAAGACTGTCAGCCCCAAGACTTAAGTATTACTAACTCTTGAGATGGCATTACCTGACCACATCAACTGGAACGATTACTAATGAGATGTTCAGGACACAAGGTCAAGAGGACAAGACAATCACAAAGACTAGTGACAGCTATCAGATCGTGGTGAGCAGCAAATAAATCTAATACATGATTTTTAGAAAAAATGACTTGTTTTTAACAGAGTCTTATCTTCATTGAAACTGGAATGGCTAACATTAGAGTCACTTACATAGGCATAATTATTAAACTAAAGACTGTTTAACCTATCATTTTTTGCAATTTTAACACCTTTTAACAAACAGTTTCTAGTATCATTGTTTATTTCTGCACTGGCCAAATCCTGTAGCTCTTTAGCAGGTGCCTGCACTTGCTACAGTCTGCAACACACAAGTTTTCCAAGTCTGTCCTAATTATAACACCACTTCAGGCTAGTTCTAGTGTGTTCAGTATTAGTGTATGGCCAGCAAATGTACTAGAGAGCCACTGAGGCTTTTCCCAAACAGCAGTAAAAAGACTCTAGTTTATCCTTGACATTTAGTCATAAATACAGCCTTAAAAGGTGGTATCTAGGCTTGAAGAATGTATACAATTAGATTATCGTGATTGGTTAGAAGTCATTTTGAAATCCTGTGTAATAGAAGTtacttttcctgaaacagttgttccctttcaaagtttttttcccctttctttttaatTGGAAGTGCAAACAAAGCTGAAGGAATGATTAAGTATACTGCTGCTATATCGATCTGACACAACTTGTCCAAGACATTCTGGAGACAAGTGGTGTTGTCATTTAAATAAATGCAGAACTTAAAAAACAATCAAAGGTTTTGTCATTCGTAAAGTATCCAAACTCCTTGACAGTAACTTAGCTTTTTCCATGTTTCTGATTTTAATAGTTGCAAATGATGGACTAATTGACAAGTTTCTTATTTGGAATCCAAAGATTTGACATTTGCATTTCTGTCCTACTTTTATCATTACCCAGATAACAAACTGaggatatgtgtgtgtatgtcctTCTGTTGTtgttatataaaaaaaagtgtttgattTACATTTAAGGCAGAAACATATTCTCTTATTTTGTCTCATTTTTCAACTGATCCTACTGCCAGAAGTAttagtaataaaaaatatgtactGTAAAACTAAGGGGGATTACCCATAACTACATGTGGATTCACCATGACCAGCCAAATCTTGGTCCCtccgaagtcaatggcaaaactccctacAGGTCTATTAACAACATCCCAGGTAGCAGTTAAAGGCTCGGCTGTCATAGGCAGGGCTGAAAATGAGGGGTTGCAGCTCCCCTCGTTAAAAGATGTGTCAGAGATGTAGGAATGTTTGCCAGTCAGCCCCTGCTCCCAAGAAGTCTCTGCACTCAGGGCTTGTACCCAGGTCATTAGCCAATAGGCTGACGCCATTAACCCTGCAGGGCCGAGGCAGGCACTAGGTGCCCTAGATCGGCATTTCTTAGCCCTTTCGCCCGCGGCTGATCTCAGACCTATGTTCGGGTATCTGTGAAGGTAGAGCCTGGGCTCACCATGACACCTGGCAGCCAGACTGGCTGGGGGCACTCTGGATTACAGCCTCCTTTGGCCCGGGGGCTAAGCTTGGCTGTCCCATAAGCATCCTCCCACGAGGGGCTGAACTGCCTGCTCGCCTGGCTGCCCCGCGCGGGCTGGACACGCTGCAGAGCCGCCAGGGCTCCCGGAGGGGGCTGCGCTGGGCCAGGACGGGGTAAggaggaggggtaggaggaagcCGCGTACCTGCTGCGCCATCCTGGCCGTCTTTGTCCGGCCGGCCTTGCTCGTCTGCCCCCTGCTGCCGGTCGTTGTCGCACACGCCCTGGTCCAGCCTGGCCTCGGCGCTGGAGCAGCAGTAGCGCAGGGCGCAGCTGCCGCAGCAGATGGTGGCGTCCCCGCCGTCAAAGCGCTCGGGGCACTGGAACCCGTCCCGCCAGGCGCCCTGCGCGTCCAGCCAGCCGTGGCAGTACTcgccgctggccccggcccccgccggcagcagccagcccagcgccgccagcagcagccagcagcgCCCGCTCCACATGGCACCGCTCACCGGCGGCGTCCGGGGCAGCAGCGCGCCCggcagaaaaggggggggggtgtcctcagCACGCACGGGGCTCCTCTGCTAGCGCCCAcctgtgcaagggggggggggggagacagcacCCAGCTgtcccgggtgtgtgtgtgtgtgtgggggggggctggttgTGGACACAGCACCCCGCTATGTCGGGGGGGGTTAAGGACAGGGACACAGCACCCCGCTATGTCGGGGGGGTTAAGGACAGGAACAGCACCCCGCTATgccggggggggcggcgggttgCGGACACAGCACCCCGCTATgccggggggggcggcgggttgCGGACACAGCACCCCGCTATGTCGGGGGGGGTTAAGGACACAGCACCCCGCTGTGGAGGTGGCGGGGTCTCCTACTAACACGGCTCTTcgtggaggggggagaagcatcTGATCGCAGGGGAGCCAGAAGTGGGGAGACCACGGGGCTCTTCTGCCAGCCCCCCGCCAGGAAGGGGGAGTCGGAGGCTCTTCCCGAAGTGCCCGGCGCTCCGTGCTCCGGCGTTGGTCAGCTCAAAGGAAACCCACGGGCAGCCCTAGGAGGCTGTCTCCGCGGCTGGCGcctgcccctctccagccacccagcgcGCAGCCGGGGCAGCGGGTCTGGCGAAGCGCTTCACAGAGCCAGGACTTCCTTCCCCATCGCTACCAGCTCGGCgggggagcagtgggagctggCCGCGGCTCGCCCGGGGCAgccacccccagcccggggcgCCGTGCCCGGCCGGCAGATCCACACGCCGGCGGGGGCAGCGATGCGGCAGGAAACTCCAGGAGCATCAGAGGCGGGACTGTCCCAGCGCCGCCGGCAGAGCTCGACCTCCCGTCCGGGTCGCAGGGCCGAGCCCGCGGGGGCGCGGGAGGCTGCCCCGGGGTCCCCGGGCAGCCGAGCCGAGCTCCGCAGGGGCAGCCACTCGGCACCGGCAGCTGCTGTTACTCCGCTCCCTCGGCCCGGACATCCCGCTCAAACTTTCCTTTCATGATTCGAAGCCGCATCCGAAGTGGGCACCGCCGGgctggaggtgccggggctcagtccCTCTGCGCTGCTCAGCGGGGAAAGCCCCTGTCCCGACTCCTCCTTCACCTCGGCGCGCCCGCCGAAGCCGCCAGCCTGGCACCGCCAAGTTACATCCCTCCGCTGCGGGCCGACACCCCCCGGGGCAGCGCGGCGCCCTCCTGGCtgcaggctgggggagaggggctggtagGGGGCGCGGAGCTGCCTCCCGGCGTGTGTCTCCCGCGGCGCCCTCCGCCCGGATCCTTGCTGTGCCGCTGGCTACTCGGCCTCGCTCCTCAGGCTGCGCGGCAGAAGCACGGGCGGCAGCCGCTGGCGCCCGGGCTGTGTCGCTCTCTGCCGGCGAGACAAGTAGCCACTAGGGCTCGGGCGTCTCGCACTTGCTTTCTCAGTGTTATTATAGGCACCCAACACCCTCTAGGCGCGCATGCGTCTTATCCCAGCCAGCCCCCTCGCCTTAGTCTCCCGCAAGGGgacaggagtggggcaggggagcagcgTTTGATTGTCGTAGTTCAACTCCACTAGCCAGACATGCTCAGTCTGATGGGGGAAAGCGAGCGGCTGGGGGAACCGAGCTGAATTTGCAAGGCAGAGTCTGCTAAATCAAAGAGCAGCTCAAGTGTCAAGCCACCCAATAGCAAGCGAAAATAAGGTTAAAAAATGAGGCAGCAAAGTCCATGAGAGGATACATAGCTGCTTCCCAACCTAGCTGAAAAAGAAGTTAGCAGCTTCTGGATTAAGAAGACACTAGCTCGTTCAGTTAAAAGAGAATCGGCTACTAAAGCAAATGGCATTTATGTTAAGCCACCAAAAAAAGTTACAGTGAATTTCAAAGTCTGACAAGAGGGAAACTGACAGTACGAAACTCAAAGAGTGAGTTACTTACCCAAGCTTTGTGTTTACCTACTGCAGAGCGATTCTCAAGTGCCCTGTCCTCTCATACTCACCTGCCTTAGGCAGGAGTCAAAGAAAACCAGCGTTTGTTAagtatttttaaccttttttagttttatttccttaattgttatttttattacaaattcgATATAATCTGAATGAGCACTAATGCCCTAACATTTCAACCTGCATGTTATTTCCACAATTACCAGTAATATCTTCACCAGGCCACTGCTAAGTGTGTGAGGAGAAtgatcccttttgaaaatgcttTGCAAACTTTACATCTTAAAAGAAGCCATCTCTGTGGTGCAACAGGATAACTGTTGGCAAGTATACAACACTGCATAAAATACAACCATTAGCAGGTTGAAACTGCAGTGGAATTTAAGTAGTCAGAATGAACTTTACATTGGAATTTGGCTAGAAAACTGGGATTGACACTACTAGTCTTGCAAAAAAGTGACATGGAATTTCTAATGAACAAAAGTAGTCAGGGTGCcagttttatgttttctttgaaAGATGCACACCAGTACAATACCCTATAATGCTATGCAGGGACATTGTTCCAGTGCTGATTCAGGAGACGTGCCATGTATCAAGCCACTTATACTATTTTCTAAGCATCTGTTTGTTTTAGTCTTTTTTCCTTCAAGTCTTCCATCCAAAACCACCTATCCTGTACACAAACTGAGCAGATGACAACTTGAGATGCAGTATACCTAGACAAGCTTTAAAGCATGTGTAGTTTGTAGTTGAGAGGCTCTATCAGTTCATAAAGAAAAGAGTTACAACAtctatatttaatttaattaaaagacTGATTTTTCTCCATCATACAAAACAGCACCTGACATTGGTAATTTCCCTCATATTCAGTTGTTTCTACACTTCATAATTTAACACTCAGTTGTAAAGACACTTGTTCCTCTGGTGAGACTGTAAAACAAGTTTCTAGTGGAAGGAATTTTTTATGGCAAAGAATCTATATCTTTATCTGGGTATGACTATATTAtgatgtttttttcctttttctttatattACCACAGCTCCCCTACTCTC
This genomic window contains:
- the SHISA2 gene encoding protein shisa-2 homolog; its protein translation is MWSGRCWLLLAALGWLLPAGAGASGEYCHGWLDAQGAWRDGFQCPERFDGGDATICCGSCALRYCCSSAEARLDQGVCDNDRQQGADEQGRPDKDGQDGAAVPIYVPFLIVGSVFVAFIILGSLVAACCCRCLRPKQEPQQSRAPGGNRLMETIPMIPSASTSRGSSSRQSSTAASSSSSANSGARAPPTRSQTNCCLPEGTMNNVYVNMPTNFSVLNCQQATQIVPHQGQYLHPQYVGYAVQHDSMPMTPVPPFLDGLQSGYRQIQSPYPHANSEQKMYPAVTV